The following proteins come from a genomic window of Mariniflexile sp. TRM1-10:
- a CDS encoding DNA-3-methyladenine glycosylase I: MSYCNYIPMMKEPSRTLHQNYHDYHYGFPIHDDNELFGRLILEINQAGLSWETILKKEESFRNAYDNFNIKKVAYYTEKDRERLLNDVGIIRNKLKVNAAIENAKTILQLQDKFGSFEKWLEYHHPKNKEEWVKLFKKTFKFTGGEIVNEFLMSIGYLKGAHSENCSVYHEILKTNPMWLQRK; the protein is encoded by the coding sequence ATGAGTTACTGTAATTATATCCCGATGATGAAAGAACCCAGTCGAACTCTTCATCAAAACTATCATGATTATCACTATGGTTTTCCTATTCATGATGACAACGAATTATTCGGACGTTTGATATTGGAAATCAATCAAGCAGGATTGAGCTGGGAAACTATTTTGAAAAAAGAGGAAAGTTTTCGCAATGCCTATGATAATTTCAATATTAAAAAAGTTGCGTATTACACCGAAAAAGATCGTGAACGATTATTAAATGATGTTGGAATTATCCGCAATAAACTCAAAGTAAATGCCGCAATTGAAAATGCAAAAACTATACTTCAATTGCAGGATAAGTTTGGTAGTTTTGAAAAATGGCTTGAATACCACCACCCCAAAAACAAAGAAGAATGGGTGAAATTATTTAAGAAAACTTTCAAGTTTACCGGCGGTGAAATTGTAAATGAGTTTCTAATGAGTATTGGTTATCTTAAAGGAGCGCACTCTGAAAATTGCAGCGTATACCATGAAATTTTAAAAACCAACCCTATGTGGTTACAAAGAAAATAA
- a CDS encoding TlpA disulfide reductase family protein: MKKPILKSSVLIFIVLLTSCLDKPSNKTFFGYTINGQIENMSEGIVYLETTEEGNQVIDSAIVTQGKFSFQGQVQEPFLYSIKEKGKPYGATFILDNEIITFQGKKDSLYLAEVKGTKQDSIYKSYYKNEFSKIQKVAFPVYQFSDSLHKIDVLDARIEKGKLSKKHQAIMDEKWKKLDTLSIKLTSEYVAKHSNDLGAALVINERFITYPNPEVAKKLYEVLTPEVKQSFYGKKVKSALETFERVAVGVFAPEFSQGTPEGKEMKLSDFKGKYVLIDFWASWCGPCRKENPNVVMAYNNYKDKGFEVFGVSLDDKKDKWIQAIEKDGLTWPHVSDLKGFKNEAAQLYGVQAIPQNFLVSPDGKILAVNLKGEELQKKLAEIFKG, encoded by the coding sequence ATGAAAAAGCCAATATTAAAAAGTAGTGTGTTAATTTTTATAGTACTATTAACTTCATGTTTAGATAAACCATCAAATAAAACATTCTTCGGTTATACTATTAATGGTCAAATAGAAAATATGTCAGAAGGAATTGTATACCTTGAAACCACAGAAGAGGGTAATCAAGTTATCGATTCTGCAATAGTTACACAAGGTAAATTTTCATTTCAAGGGCAGGTTCAAGAACCCTTTTTATATAGTATAAAAGAAAAGGGTAAACCATATGGAGCCACGTTTATTTTAGACAATGAAATTATAACTTTCCAGGGAAAGAAAGATTCTTTGTATTTGGCTGAAGTTAAAGGTACAAAACAAGATTCTATATATAAATCGTATTATAAAAATGAATTTTCAAAAATTCAAAAAGTAGCATTTCCAGTATACCAGTTTTCAGATTCATTGCATAAAATAGATGTTTTAGATGCGCGTATTGAAAAAGGTAAACTTTCAAAAAAGCATCAAGCCATAATGGATGAAAAATGGAAAAAACTTGATACACTTTCTATTAAATTAACTTCAGAATATGTTGCTAAACATTCAAATGATTTAGGGGCTGCTTTAGTTATAAATGAACGATTTATTACATATCCTAATCCAGAAGTTGCCAAAAAATTATACGAAGTATTAACACCAGAAGTGAAGCAATCGTTTTACGGAAAAAAAGTAAAATCTGCATTAGAAACCTTCGAAAGAGTAGCCGTTGGTGTTTTTGCTCCAGAATTTTCACAAGGAACCCCTGAAGGCAAAGAAATGAAGTTGTCAGATTTTAAAGGTAAATACGTTCTAATCGATTTTTGGGCTAGTTGGTGTGGACCGTGCAGAAAAGAAAATCCAAACGTTGTTATGGCCTACAACAACTATAAGGATAAAGGTTTTGAAGTTTTTGGTGTGTCTTTAGATGATAAAAAAGATAAATGGATTCAAGCCATTGAAAAAGATGGATTAACATGGCCTCATGTTTCGGATCTTAAAGGGTTTAAAAATGAAGCAGCACAGCTATACGGGGTACAGGCCATACCTCAAAATTTCTTGGTATCTCCTGATGGTAAAATTTTAGCAGTAAATCTAAAAGGGGAGGAATTACAAAAAAAATTAGCTGAAATTTTTAAAGGGTAA
- a CDS encoding SusC/RagA family TonB-linked outer membrane protein, translating to MKAFIFLCCLTVFSLSPNNLISQGSKIKIVVDKTLTVDEVFDLIMKQTDYKFIYEEGLFENFPRVEVKKGIISTDKLLQMSISKSDLDVVLSVNNTILIRRNQNKLSQKQVSGKVLDAAGLPIAGATVLIKGTTKGTVTDFNGAYTINVPNPENVLVFLYLGYEKQEILVGVKSEINVTLKESALELGEVLVTGYQTISSERATGSFSSLNSEDIKEQRPNSLSTLLEGRIVGYQNGLLRGTTSMNGLTTPLYVVDGFPIEKTRYTEFFGLEENLPDLNLEDIESITVLKDAAAASIYGARAANGVIVITTKKAKAGQTNVSFSSNLTFSPYRYYTGNLTNAGDIVELEQEWVQGNPNLQATDGSAATYAASLLDNAVYTSQGMQTLLNYYAGNLSESQMNSTLNSLGNLGYKYYDDIEKYAKRDQYFQQHNISFGKASNNNNFNASVTYKGNKYDDIYSNDQSVGINLKNTTELANWLSIDFGTYVYYNKREQQSYNALSPGFKYQPYNSLFNADGTPFISTAESRYNNSVLQSITDYGLYNMDITPMDEFGRNINKGKNFSNRTFAKLNVKFSESLSYNAMFQYEYGIDRSSQLKDKESYDVRSTVNGLVTISPSNTAVYNLPYGDILKESNQFSNAYNFRQQLNFNKLFDNIHDVSAILGTEMRHSKLEYNDNTRYGWDEQTLSFTPINQASLLQVYGPIFGGYLTQNSFAAERELINRYVSFYGNGGYTYDRKYTLTASLRWDRSNLWGTDNKYQNKPTWSAGASWNVDKETFFQPSWIDMLKLRFSYGIGGNVAKNSAPYLTAYYSTNFNVGGLQGGINSRPNPELSWEKTTTTNIGVDFSMLKQRLKGTIDFYNKKGEDLLASSTGIPTEGWGYSTYTLNNGEMTNKGIEVSLSGTIIKTPSFSWDAGILYAHNKNKVNYVNVEAPVYFLQLDYPSAFPRVGNDFNSIYGYKWAGLSSTGLPQVNDASGSAVSYNPGDLEAIEDYGTTVPTQSGSFHTSVAYKNFSLSALFIYQLGHKMRNSFLPMFGNSYSSAARGYIANIGVVNKSIVDRWQQPGDENFTNVPRVVYEYDPEFSYDLQSIYSYADINIIDASNIRLSNVSLAYQLPTNLTNKLHLQNIRLNFNVENVFTMAKSKDAKYLLGGYQTPNFVFGLNVNF from the coding sequence ATGAAAGCATTTATTTTTTTATGCTGTTTAACAGTATTCAGTCTCTCTCCTAATAATTTGATATCCCAAGGTTCTAAAATCAAAATAGTAGTAGATAAAACATTAACGGTCGATGAAGTTTTTGATCTTATAATGAAACAAACCGATTATAAGTTTATTTATGAAGAAGGCTTATTCGAAAACTTTCCTAGAGTTGAAGTAAAAAAAGGAATAATAAGTACAGACAAACTTTTACAAATGAGCATATCAAAAAGTGATTTAGATGTAGTTCTATCAGTAAACAACACTATCTTAATAAGGCGAAATCAAAATAAACTTTCACAAAAACAGGTATCTGGTAAGGTTTTAGATGCGGCAGGTTTACCTATTGCTGGTGCCACAGTTTTAATTAAAGGAACAACAAAAGGCACTGTAACAGATTTTAATGGAGCGTATACCATTAATGTACCAAACCCAGAAAATGTATTGGTATTTTTGTATTTAGGGTATGAAAAGCAAGAAATTCTTGTGGGAGTTAAAAGTGAAATTAATGTAACACTTAAAGAGAGCGCTCTTGAGTTAGGAGAAGTTTTGGTTACGGGATACCAAACTATATCTAGCGAACGTGCCACGGGATCTTTTTCATCATTAAACTCTGAAGATATTAAAGAACAACGTCCAAACAGTTTAAGCACGTTGTTGGAGGGGCGTATTGTAGGGTATCAAAATGGACTGTTAAGAGGCACCACTTCTATGAATGGTTTAACAACACCTTTGTATGTAGTTGATGGTTTTCCTATTGAAAAAACCAGATACACTGAATTTTTTGGTTTAGAAGAAAATTTACCCGATTTAAATTTAGAAGACATTGAAAGTATTACAGTGCTTAAAGACGCAGCTGCGGCATCAATCTACGGTGCGCGTGCAGCTAATGGGGTCATTGTGATTACAACAAAAAAGGCTAAAGCAGGACAAACCAATGTGTCGTTTTCGAGCAATTTAACTTTTTCGCCATATAGGTATTATACAGGAAACCTTACCAATGCAGGAGATATTGTTGAATTAGAACAAGAGTGGGTGCAAGGCAACCCTAATTTACAGGCAACAGACGGGAGTGCGGCAACTTATGCTGCTTCATTGTTAGATAATGCTGTTTACACAAGCCAAGGGATGCAAACCCTTTTGAATTATTATGCAGGAAACCTTTCGGAATCTCAAATGAACAGTACCTTAAATAGTTTGGGAAACTTAGGATACAAATACTATGACGATATAGAGAAATACGCAAAACGTGATCAGTATTTTCAACAGCATAACATAAGTTTTGGAAAAGCATCAAACAATAACAACTTTAATGCATCGGTAACTTATAAAGGCAATAAGTATGATGATATTTATTCGAATGATCAATCGGTAGGTATCAATTTAAAAAACACAACCGAACTAGCAAACTGGCTATCTATAGATTTTGGAACTTATGTTTATTATAATAAAAGAGAACAACAATCATATAATGCATTGAGTCCAGGGTTTAAATATCAACCGTACAATAGTTTGTTTAATGCAGATGGCACGCCTTTTATATCGACGGCTGAATCCCGTTATAACAATTCAGTTCTTCAGTCTATAACCGATTATGGTTTGTACAATATGGATATAACGCCAATGGACGAGTTTGGCAGAAACATAAACAAAGGTAAAAACTTTTCAAATAGAACTTTTGCAAAATTAAATGTAAAGTTTAGCGAATCTTTATCCTATAACGCCATGTTTCAGTACGAATATGGTATAGATCGTTCAAGCCAATTAAAAGACAAGGAATCTTATGATGTAAGAAGTACAGTAAATGGATTGGTTACAATTTCACCATCAAACACAGCTGTATATAATCTTCCCTATGGAGATATTTTGAAAGAGAGCAATCAATTCTCGAATGCTTATAATTTTCGTCAGCAGTTGAATTTTAATAAGTTATTCGATAATATACACGATGTGTCTGCTATTTTAGGTACCGAAATGCGTCATTCAAAATTAGAGTATAACGATAATACACGTTACGGTTGGGACGAGCAAACATTATCTTTTACGCCAATAAATCAAGCCAGCTTATTGCAGGTTTATGGGCCAATTTTTGGAGGATATTTAACTCAAAATAGCTTTGCAGCAGAACGAGAACTGATTAATAGATACGTGTCTTTTTACGGAAATGGAGGTTATACATATGATAGAAAATATACTTTAACAGCGAGTTTACGTTGGGATCGTTCTAATTTATGGGGCACCGATAACAAATACCAAAACAAACCAACATGGTCTGCTGGTGCCAGTTGGAATGTTGATAAGGAAACATTTTTTCAGCCTTCTTGGATTGATATGTTAAAACTGCGCTTTTCGTATGGAATAGGAGGGAATGTAGCCAAAAATTCTGCACCTTATTTAACAGCTTATTATTCTACCAATTTTAATGTTGGAGGGTTGCAAGGTGGCATTAATTCTAGACCAAATCCTGAATTATCATGGGAGAAAACCACCACTACCAATATTGGGGTTGATTTTTCAATGCTTAAACAAAGATTAAAAGGAACCATAGATTTTTATAACAAAAAAGGTGAAGATTTATTGGCTAGCAGTACAGGTATTCCAACCGAAGGTTGGGGGTACTCGACTTATACTCTTAATAATGGAGAAATGACCAATAAGGGTATTGAAGTTAGTTTAAGTGGAACCATTATAAAAACACCTTCTTTTTCTTGGGATGCAGGTATATTGTATGCACATAATAAAAACAAAGTAAACTATGTAAATGTAGAAGCTCCTGTTTATTTTTTACAGTTGGATTACCCTTCGGCTTTCCCTCGTGTGGGTAACGATTTTAATTCTATTTATGGTTATAAATGGGCTGGTTTAAGCAGTACTGGCTTACCACAAGTTAACGATGCATCAGGTAGTGCGGTATCTTATAACCCAGGAGATTTGGAAGCGATTGAAGATTATGGAACGACAGTACCAACACAAAGTGGTTCTTTTCATACTTCAGTAGCTTATAAAAACTTTTCGCTTTCCGCACTTTTTATTTACCAATTAGGACACAAAATGAGGAATTCTTTTTTACCAATGTTTGGAAATAGCTATTCTAGCGCGGCACGTGGTTATATAGCCAATATTGGTGTGGTTAACAAGAGTATTGTTGATAGATGGCAACAACCAGGTGATGAGAATTTTACCAATGTGCCTCGCGTAGTGTATGAATACGATCCTGAGTTTAGCTACGATTTGCAATCTATTTATTCTTACGCTGATATAAATATTATTGATGCTTCCAATATAAGATTGAGCAATGTCTCTTTAGCATATCAATTGCCTACAAACTTAACCAACAAACTGCATTTGCAGAATATTCGTTTGAATTTTAATGTTGAAAATGTATTTACTATGGCAAAAAGTAAAGATGCTAAATACCTTCTTGGAGGTTACCAAACACCAAATTTCGTTTTTGGCTTAAATGTTAATTTTTAA
- a CDS encoding FecR family protein, whose translation MRKKNKKFLLLLINKLVDGSITKQERDGLFRFFINNQKIDSWPKEFSSAEAIERKIFNKIKLELNEKSHKKTHKTIPFFKKKLFKYGVAASFLILVALTFFVNSNDKLNEQPIIVNNNIKIGTDKATLTLENGTVIPLEKGQKYISSNLESTGEALVYKSTNTNNTSEVLYNYLTIPRGGQFHVILSDGTEVWLNSETQLKYPVAFVEGETRKVELVYGEAYFEVSPSTEHHGMRFKVNHKEQDIEVLGTGFNVKAYKDETNIVTTLVHGKVNVNRRGSLYVLKPNQQSILNLTTNKITLNEIDVYYETSWRSGVFAFKEKSLAEIMKVMSRWYDMDVVFKDKSLEKKNFRGVLGKEQNIEEIMLAIKNSSSIKNYEINNKTIIIK comes from the coding sequence ATGAGAAAAAAAAACAAAAAATTTCTTTTACTACTAATAAATAAACTTGTTGATGGTTCAATTACCAAGCAAGAAAGAGATGGATTGTTCCGTTTCTTTATAAATAATCAAAAAATTGACAGTTGGCCAAAAGAATTCTCTAGTGCGGAAGCTATTGAAAGAAAAATTTTCAATAAAATCAAATTAGAGTTAAACGAAAAATCACATAAAAAAACACATAAGACCATACCTTTTTTCAAGAAAAAGCTTTTTAAATATGGTGTAGCTGCATCATTTTTAATTTTAGTTGCTCTCACTTTTTTTGTGAACAGCAATGATAAATTAAATGAACAGCCAATAATTGTAAATAACAATATTAAAATAGGCACCGATAAAGCAACTTTAACTTTAGAGAATGGTACTGTAATACCTTTAGAAAAAGGACAAAAGTATATTTCAAGTAATTTAGAGAGTACGGGAGAAGCATTGGTTTATAAATCTACAAACACCAATAACACCTCTGAAGTTTTGTATAATTACTTAACCATTCCTAGAGGTGGCCAGTTTCATGTAATATTATCCGATGGCACAGAAGTTTGGTTAAATTCTGAAACGCAACTAAAATATCCGGTAGCTTTTGTTGAAGGTGAAACAAGGAAAGTAGAACTTGTATATGGTGAAGCCTATTTTGAGGTATCTCCAAGTACAGAACACCACGGAATGCGCTTTAAGGTTAACCATAAAGAACAAGATATAGAGGTTTTAGGAACAGGGTTTAACGTAAAAGCATATAAAGATGAGACCAACATTGTTACGACATTGGTTCATGGTAAAGTTAATGTAAACCGCCGTGGTAGTCTTTATGTGTTAAAGCCAAACCAGCAATCAATTTTAAATCTTACCACTAACAAAATAACATTAAATGAAATTGATGTTTATTATGAAACTTCATGGAGATCTGGAGTATTTGCTTTTAAAGAAAAATCATTGGCAGAAATTATGAAAGTAATGTCCAGATGGTACGATATGGATGTTGTTTTTAAAGATAAATCACTTGAGAAAAAGAACTTTAGAGGGGTGTTGGGTAAGGAGCAAAATATTGAAGAAATTATGCTTGCAATTAAAAATTCAAGTTCAATAAAAAACTACGAAATAAACAATAAAACAATAATTATTAAATAA
- a CDS encoding RNA polymerase sigma factor has protein sequence MSSAIINNDRELINLLHQGKEEALSLIYKKYWQMMYLAAYNLVQDKEVCEDIVQDIFVKLWNKRDSINISISLKSYLYTSTIYKVYDFFRKNKKMIKVELLDDFNEKIQSFTPETKLLHDELVQHVDSIIEQLPEKCKVVFKLSREQELSNKEIAEKLQISQRTVEGHITKALSILRGSIGVSLSLEFILFLIKMKNN, from the coding sequence ATGTCTAGTGCTATTATCAATAATGATAGGGAATTAATAAATTTGCTCCATCAAGGAAAAGAAGAGGCACTTTCATTAATTTATAAAAAGTACTGGCAAATGATGTATTTGGCTGCTTATAATTTAGTTCAAGATAAAGAGGTTTGCGAAGATATTGTCCAAGATATTTTTGTTAAATTATGGAACAAAAGAGATAGTATAAACATAAGTATTTCTCTTAAAAGTTATTTATATACAAGTACGATCTATAAAGTTTATGATTTTTTTAGGAAGAATAAAAAAATGATAAAAGTTGAACTTTTAGACGATTTTAATGAAAAGATTCAGTCTTTCACACCAGAGACAAAGTTATTACATGACGAACTAGTGCAACATGTCGATTCAATTATAGAGCAATTGCCCGAAAAGTGTAAAGTTGTATTTAAACTAAGTAGAGAACAAGAATTGAGTAATAAGGAAATCGCTGAAAAGCTACAAATTTCCCAACGAACTGTAGAAGGCCATATTACAAAGGCTTTAAGTATTCTTAGGGGATCCATTGGTGTATCGCTTAGTTTAGAATTTATTCTTTTTTTAATAAAAATGAAGAATAATTAA
- a CDS encoding TlpA disulfide reductase family protein — MKNLINKVLGLCLILIVVSCKQEANKSKNESYQLEGQIAGLVDGTVVKLVPGATHSSDSAVAETALKDGKFSFSGKLEEPRFFYIMFGNNKGAIPAMLENSNIKIAATGMVSDSENGRISFKDEVVEGSESHDYYLKETAFRNELNKDYQDYHKGTEELVKIYAKARVDGNKKIMDSIENMPEYKLFEQKEKAFFDKVKLTSENLITKHKDSWWGPFFMLTQYSYFTPEQKPVFEQFSEAAKNSYYGKVAREELYPKSLIGTNVANFSLKDKDGKSFKAKDIISGKKYILIDFWASWCAPCRKEIPNLKEAYKNYSDKGFEILSISIDKDQKAWHKALGQENMPWPNLYDDGKVSNSFKVKAIPATFLVDENGVVVEDNLRGAALEEKLSELLKS, encoded by the coding sequence ATGAAAAATCTTATAAATAAGGTTTTAGGCCTGTGCTTAATTCTAATAGTAGTTTCTTGTAAACAAGAAGCAAACAAAAGTAAAAATGAATCGTATCAACTAGAAGGACAAATTGCAGGTCTTGTAGATGGTACGGTTGTAAAACTAGTTCCGGGAGCTACGCATTCCAGTGATTCAGCTGTAGCAGAAACAGCACTTAAAGATGGAAAGTTTTCCTTTTCGGGTAAACTCGAAGAACCTCGTTTTTTTTATATCATGTTTGGTAACAATAAAGGGGCAATTCCTGCTATGTTGGAAAATTCAAATATTAAAATAGCAGCAACAGGAATGGTTTCAGATTCAGAAAATGGGAGAATTAGTTTTAAAGACGAAGTCGTAGAAGGTTCAGAATCTCATGACTATTATCTAAAAGAAACGGCCTTTAGAAACGAATTAAATAAAGATTACCAAGATTATCATAAAGGCACAGAAGAGTTGGTTAAAATTTACGCTAAAGCTCGTGTAGATGGTAATAAAAAGATAATGGACTCTATTGAAAATATGCCAGAGTATAAATTATTTGAACAAAAAGAAAAGGCATTTTTCGATAAGGTAAAGTTAACTTCCGAAAACCTTATAACTAAACATAAAGATAGTTGGTGGGGGCCTTTTTTTATGCTGACTCAGTATTCATATTTTACGCCTGAGCAAAAACCAGTTTTCGAACAGTTTTCCGAAGCTGCCAAAAATAGTTATTATGGGAAAGTAGCAAGAGAGGAGTTGTACCCTAAATCATTGATAGGGACCAATGTTGCCAATTTTAGTTTAAAAGATAAAGATGGCAAATCTTTTAAAGCTAAAGACATTATTTCTGGCAAAAAGTATATTCTAATAGATTTTTGGGCATCATGGTGCGCACCATGCCGTAAAGAAATTCCTAATTTAAAAGAGGCTTATAAGAATTATTCGGATAAAGGATTCGAAATTCTTAGCATCTCCATAGATAAAGATCAAAAAGCATGGCATAAAGCATTGGGGCAAGAAAATATGCCTTGGCCAAATCTATATGATGATGGTAAAGTGAGCAATTCGTTTAAAGTAAAAGCCATACCCGCTACTTTTTTAGTTGATGAAAATGGTGTTGTTGTCGAGGATAATTTAAGAGGTGCAGCTTTAGAAGAGAAATTATCAGAACTATTAAAATCCTAA
- a CDS encoding RagB/SusD family nutrient uptake outer membrane protein has product MKNIYYSIICSLIMSITFTSCEDYLDDVPKGSKIPQTLADFEALIRNEYTNHTVNVNQALNLLNDKYVTAATLAFDRLTNANYLWDESANRIELNMSDEGTYYFSYSAISTFNLIIENALVTTEADEGEQRELWAEAKVLRAMSYFNLVNYYADTYEASTAASKLSIPLITSANINAPSTQVSIQEMYDFILKDVEEALPYLPAVSQTVLHPNLGTGYAFYARVYLQMNNYTEALRYADMALAENDALYDWTSFYNANETIIENPDSYTSLPSPMGYNYVENYNYRHGAVARFASENDISIERAERFETGDARFLSRWKIRTVGAETFYKATLSGNFNYGGITSVEAYLIKAECLARDGAINDAMDVLNQVRKTRILVDEYEDLTAANKAEAINAILKTKNNELILTIVPFCDARRLNAEGIYPVSFSKTFNGTAYSLASDSHLWTMPFPQGATDNPGNGTLTQNVEK; this is encoded by the coding sequence ATGAAAAATATATATTATAGTATTATTTGCTCTTTGATAATGAGCATTACTTTTACCTCATGTGAAGATTATTTGGACGATGTACCAAAAGGGTCTAAAATACCACAAACATTGGCAGATTTCGAAGCTTTAATCCGTAACGAGTACACTAACCATACCGTTAATGTAAATCAAGCTTTAAATCTGTTAAATGATAAATATGTTACCGCAGCTACATTGGCATTCGACAGATTGACCAATGCCAATTATCTTTGGGATGAGTCTGCGAATCGAATAGAGCTAAATATGTCAGATGAAGGGACTTATTATTTCAGTTATTCGGCAATCTCCACATTTAATTTAATTATCGAGAATGCGTTGGTAACAACTGAAGCAGATGAAGGAGAACAAAGAGAATTGTGGGCAGAAGCCAAGGTGTTGCGTGCCATGAGTTATTTTAATTTAGTTAATTACTATGCAGATACTTATGAAGCTTCAACTGCAGCATCTAAACTATCGATACCTTTAATTACAAGTGCCAATATAAATGCACCAAGTACTCAGGTAAGCATTCAAGAGATGTATGATTTTATTCTTAAAGACGTAGAAGAAGCTTTACCGTATTTACCAGCCGTTTCACAAACAGTATTACATCCAAATTTGGGTACAGGCTATGCTTTTTATGCCCGTGTTTATTTGCAAATGAATAATTATACTGAGGCTTTAAGATATGCCGATATGGCTTTAGCTGAAAATGATGCGCTTTATGATTGGACATCGTTTTATAATGCCAATGAAACAATTATAGAAAACCCAGATTCTTATACTAGCTTGCCATCACCAATGGGATACAATTATGTTGAAAATTATAATTATCGCCATGGTGCAGTTGCTCGTTTTGCCTCAGAGAATGATATTTCAATAGAGCGTGCCGAACGGTTTGAAACAGGTGATGCACGTTTTTTATCGCGTTGGAAAATCAGAACCGTAGGCGCCGAAACCTTTTATAAAGCAACCCTGTCTGGCAATTTTAATTATGGTGGCATTACATCTGTAGAAGCTTATTTAATAAAAGCCGAATGTTTGGCTCGTGATGGTGCAATTAATGATGCTATGGACGTTTTAAACCAAGTTCGAAAAACACGTATTCTAGTCGATGAATATGAAGATTTAACGGCAGCAAATAAAGCAGAAGCTATAAATGCTATTTTAAAAACTAAAAACAACGAGCTTATTTTAACCATTGTTCCTTTTTGTGATGCGAGACGTTTAAATGCTGAAGGGATTTATCCCGTTAGTTTTTCAAAAACTTTTAACGGTACAGCGTATTCATTAGCATCAGACTCCCATTTATGGACGATGCCGTTCCCACAAGGCGCAACCGATAATCCAGGAAACGGAACGCTTACCCAAAACGTAGAAAAATAA
- a CDS encoding nucleoside triphosphate pyrophosphohydrolase family protein — MNYNNFDEIIRRSLELRKRYHELELQHHGSKWSVEEDALAYLTDAGLIGRNIMSQQQRWPKGGSEEELKHKLGENIWWLIVLAERSGIDISESVESFLNKTERLF; from the coding sequence ATGAACTACAACAATTTTGACGAAATCATTCGTCGTTCTTTGGAACTAAGAAAAAGATACCACGAGTTGGAACTACAGCACCACGGAAGTAAATGGTCGGTTGAAGAGGATGCTTTGGCCTACCTAACCGATGCTGGTTTGATAGGCAGAAATATTATGTCCCAGCAACAACGCTGGCCAAAAGGTGGTTCAGAAGAAGAGTTAAAACATAAATTAGGTGAGAATATTTGGTGGCTGATTGTCCTAGCTGAAAGATCTGGAATAGATATCAGTGAGTCGGTCGAGAGTTTTTTAAATAAAACAGAAAGACTTTTTTAA
- a CDS encoding nuclear transport factor 2 family protein — protein MNIKAFINDWIEAGNTFNTAKYLNFYFTDAVLDDLSVGKKFLGHEGIEDYFSSYFIGYNTNTEIVSLDISDEHHVYLEVKFTGNFPEGEIGGTFEITIKNNKISYLKADLID, from the coding sequence ATGAATATAAAGGCTTTTATAAATGACTGGATTGAGGCTGGTAATACTTTTAATACCGCAAAATATTTAAATTTTTATTTTACTGATGCTGTTTTAGACGATCTGTCCGTGGGTAAGAAGTTTCTAGGACATGAAGGAATCGAAGATTATTTTAGTAGTTATTTTATTGGTTATAATACAAATACTGAAATCGTTAGTTTGGATATTTCAGACGAGCATCATGTGTATTTGGAAGTGAAATTTACAGGTAACTTTCCAGAGGGAGAAATTGGAGGGACTTTTGAAATAACCATCAAAAACAATAAGATTTCATATTTAAAAGCAGATTTAATTGACTAA